In the genome of Gammaproteobacteria bacterium, one region contains:
- a CDS encoding DUF1330 domain-containing protein, which yields MAAYLIFTHKVTDADTLNNVYLPKAVETLGPYAPEILIVDENIEVIEGDTGDTRTVMLKFKDRDEAKRWYNSPEYQAIVNLRMDSISGARAVLCDSFEG from the coding sequence ATGGCCGCCTATTTGATTTTCACGCACAAAGTTACCGATGCCGACACGTTGAACAACGTCTATCTCCCCAAAGCCGTCGAGACACTGGGGCCCTACGCCCCGGAAATTCTCATCGTCGACGAAAACATCGAGGTGATCGAAGGCGATACCGGCGATACCCGCACCGTCATGCTGAAATTCAAGGACCGGGACGAGGCGAAACGGTGGTACAACTCGCCCGAGTACCAGGCCATCGTCAACCTGCGAATGGATTCCATCTCAGGCGCTCGCGCGGTACTTTGCGACAGCTTCGAGGGATAA
- a CDS encoding DUF2461 domain-containing protein: MFTPKFFDFYQALAKNNNRDWFNEHKPGYQQAVVQPMCAFIDAMAPRLKRISPHFIADSRPHGGSMFRIYRDVRFSKDKRPYKLHAACQFRHELGKDAHTVGFYVHLSAEEAVFGGGIWLPPGSELLKIRNTIVDNPHAWRRIKSSRSVKKFFGGIGGEGLKRPPRGFDAEHEHIEDLKRKSFFLMRREPPEIILDDGFVGEVEKTFRAAKPLLEYICYAQDIEI, from the coding sequence ATGTTCACGCCGAAATTCTTCGATTTTTACCAGGCACTGGCGAAAAATAATAATCGAGACTGGTTTAACGAACATAAACCGGGCTATCAGCAGGCGGTGGTGCAACCAATGTGCGCTTTCATCGATGCGATGGCACCTCGGCTTAAGAGGATTTCGCCGCATTTTATTGCCGATTCACGCCCCCACGGCGGCTCGATGTTTCGCATTTACCGCGATGTACGTTTCTCCAAAGACAAACGCCCCTACAAACTGCATGCGGCCTGTCAATTTCGCCATGAACTGGGCAAGGATGCGCATACGGTGGGTTTCTATGTGCATCTCTCCGCCGAGGAGGCCGTGTTCGGTGGCGGCATCTGGCTGCCGCCTGGCAGCGAGCTGTTGAAAATACGCAATACCATCGTCGATAACCCGCACGCATGGCGGCGGATCAAGTCGAGCCGCTCGGTGAAGAAATTCTTCGGCGGCATCGGCGGCGAGGGTTTGAAGCGCCCGCCGCGCGGTTTCGATGCCGAGCACGAGCACATCGAGGACCTCAAGCGTAAAAGCTTTTTCCTGATGCGTCGCGAGCCGCCCGAAATCATTCTCGACGACGGTTTTGTGGGCGAGGTGGAAAAAACCTTCAGGGCCGCGAAACCGCTGCTGGAATATATCTGCTATGCGCAGGACATCGAGATCTGA
- a CDS encoding amidohydrolase yields the protein MIRPGPFGRGLAAVAMLAWSGLAITAQPFADVHVHFNWDQRELIDAEQVAAKLQAAGVEFAVAAGTPSELALELARASGGRVIPLFSPYIHELGRRDWHLDPRVVARAEAGLSAGDYYGIGEIHFMTGFKPGLDNGVFVQLMALAVEYRVPVLIHIDSGNEAAFMAVCRAYPSLDLLFAHAGGNLYPSHIRRIVEACPNAWIEFSARDPWRFGGLAGEDGRLLPEWRELVLEHPDRFVTGTDPVWRVTRTQSWDLADDGWDYFEQLIAWHRAWLANLPEDVRRKISVENARRLFRRE from the coding sequence ATGATAAGACCAGGACCCTTCGGGCGCGGATTGGCCGCGGTCGCCATGCTCGCGTGGTCGGGTTTAGCCATCACGGCACAACCCTTCGCCGATGTGCATGTGCATTTCAACTGGGACCAACGGGAACTGATCGACGCCGAGCAGGTTGCCGCGAAGCTACAGGCCGCAGGTGTTGAATTCGCAGTCGCCGCGGGAACGCCGTCCGAACTCGCGCTCGAGCTCGCCCGCGCTTCGGGTGGCCGTGTCATCCCGCTATTTTCGCCCTATATTCACGAACTGGGGCGCCGCGACTGGCACCTGGACCCGCGCGTCGTCGCCAGGGCGGAGGCCGGATTAAGTGCGGGCGACTACTACGGAATCGGCGAAATTCACTTCATGACCGGGTTTAAGCCAGGTCTCGATAATGGCGTGTTTGTGCAGTTGATGGCGCTCGCGGTCGAGTACCGGGTGCCGGTGCTGATACACATCGATTCGGGCAACGAAGCAGCCTTCATGGCAGTCTGCCGCGCCTACCCGTCGCTGGATCTGCTGTTCGCACACGCCGGCGGCAATCTGTACCCGTCACACATCCGGCGCATCGTCGAGGCCTGCCCGAACGCATGGATCGAGTTCTCCGCACGCGACCCGTGGCGCTTCGGCGGACTGGCGGGCGAAGACGGTCGCCTGCTGCCGGAATGGCGCGAGCTGGTACTCGAACACCCGGACCGTTTCGTCACCGGCACCGACCCGGTCTGGCGGGTCACACGAACCCAATCCTGGGATCTCGCCGACGACGGCTGGGATTACTTCGAACAGCTGATCGCCTGGCACCGCGCCTGGCTCGCGAACCTGCCCGAAGATGTGCGGCGCAAAATCAGCGTGGAAAACGCGCGGCGACTCTTCAGGCGGGAATAA